DNA from Cotesia glomerata isolate CgM1 linkage group LG10, MPM_Cglom_v2.3, whole genome shotgun sequence:
ttttagaattccTCATAAAATGGTATTCTCAATCAGGCATTTACACCAGTGAAAAAGCAAttcaggtttgttgtgatttcgtcaaaaattacactatgtttataaatttataaaaataagacttaataatatattcacattattcgtaaataattgataattttttttcttataacaGGGCCAATGTCAAATAGATgcgttcaataatttaactgattatattataaatgtaatatGTTCGAATACAAAAGTTCTACCTGAATTGATAGCCTGGAATGctgttgaaaaatattttgctaACCAAATAAGTTTCACACCGTTATCATATAATCCAAAGAAATCAATTCAAGTCGGTCATTTTAAGTCGTAcatagagaaaataaaaaaatgcgataaaactgaaaataatCTAGATAAAGAATCAATGAAAAAGGTAtctattacttattttttcttttgtttcaatgaacactaaatttaaaaatatgtttaagGAATTGGCTTCTTTCACATACGAAAACGAGTCCTACAGTACCATTgaaaatcaaaagaaaaaaaaccaaccatttgtttttaaaaagttttgcaaaaattttgagaatgaTGATATTGGTGCCAAAATTgttgtagaaaataaaaaatcacttgatACATTTGTTATTCGAAACACAGTTTTGAAGTTTTCGAGCTTGAGTAAGGTAATTTCTCGATTATTATTCTAAGtacaaaaacaatttatatttcacGATTTTTAATGCTTGAATGCTGattgaaattgaaaactttaatacgtaagataaaagaaaaattttcaattgcagtattgataatcattttttcaaaaactaatgaaaaattttactaaatcaTTATGGTTTCatgaagttattttaaaaagcatGATCAGAAGATTTTACCAATTTAAGattcaaatattaatcattCTCAAcacaattgttaattaattttcaaaataaatgaaaaaaaaatttttctcctaTTGACTTATCTTTAGATAAGTTGGTTAGAACCAACTTGaactgatttttattttatattatgtcAGTTGACAGTATTGAGATTCTTTAATAATTCAACCTCATACGTGTCAATGACTTAAGCATCCAACTTTAAAATCGTcaagtttgtaaaattaaattaataaattaatgacaaaTCTAAgctaatttaatgaaataaaaattattcgaataaagtatcaaataattaagtttttttttcttttttcaggTAATATGTGCTAAAACAGAACTACGATGCAATCTAGATCCAGCTTATGTAAAAATTGAGAATAGTTTATTTCACTCAGTTTCTGAAAACATCATGACTCAGCTTAATAATCTTACTAAAGCACGTGAtgctaaataatttaatctaaattattattgaactcaattatttgtaattattttacgaggatgaaggaaaaaaaaattgtattgttttgaatttatttataatacgtagaaatacattattttattccTACGATCTTGGGCGTTCTTTTTTTTCCTTGTACAAGGCAAGTAATGATACATTTGCAACTTTAATCACTTTGAAACGAACACCAGGAATGTCACCAACGGCATGACCTTTACGTCCAAATCCAGCAACTAATACCTCATCATTTTCCTCAATATTATTTAGACAACCGTCACGAGGTACAAAAGCTGTTATCTTCTTGCCGTTTTTAATAAGCTGTACTCTGACACACTTACGAATAGCAGAGTTAGGCTGCTTGGCTTCAACTCCTCTGCAAAATACGATACATTTTAAGAATTTGATAATTGATAttgtctgttaattttatagatGGGCAGGAACCAATCAAATAgcgatttttttgataaaaataaaaaaagataaatagcaaaataaaaaatgtctattTAGACAATGAGAAAATGCAaacttgttaaatttaaattttctaataatttatgcATATTAAATTGAAGAATTATTCTATATCTTTTATGACGTTGGTAGTTAAggcaataattataaataaaaaaacaaaaaaaaacttacactTTTTCCAAAACAATCCCTTTAGCATGAGAAGCTCCTCCAAAAGGGTTAGCTTTCCAGCGTGTTCCCAAATGAGCTTTTTTGTAGTCTTTATCATTCCAACGTTGTTCACGTCGGTGATTCACGTGTTTTCTCGCAGTGCGAAGACCTCGTGGCTTACCTtcgatgataaaaaaaaaaacatatatatatatatatatatatatttgtatctTTCTCAATAAAAAGTCAACCAAAAGGAATATGAAATCCAATTATTAGAAATCACAAGTTTAAGCAAATGTAACAATAGAATATTCATAGATAAATTAAGGTTAGTCTTACTTAAACCattcaaataaaagaaaatgaagaattaattaagaattattaGTTGATGATAGAATCGTatcagatgattttttttttttttcaacaaaaattttagtaattagaatgtttaattgtaaattatataaaaactaCGTCCTCACCCATGTTAACTACGGTACAGCCTGGTTATAAAAGAATTAGGTCGgggaaaaattaaatgtagTATAGTTTAGTTAGCTTTAGTTAACGACGCTGCAGTTAGCGGAAGTGCTTAAGTAAATTTGATTCAACAGCGTTGTGTCTCTACCTagtgtagaaaaaattaaattaaataaagactATACCAACCGCAGTGATGCCAACTTGGTGGATTTTCCTCTAAATTTAGCGGACTACattcacagattcggtagaatctggcgccaagttccgttcaaatccgttgtaaacggagcgccagactaccgactatgtttactgtaagcagaacggttttttgaggctgcgaaattttatttaattctacggtactttttttacccaatttgtttatcataacagtaattcataatttatttcaccgtattaattaattatattcacttataacaatttatttacttgaaattattaaattttatcagcacatactatagctcgctcacaaatttcgatcctgacttttttttgatggagaaaggtcagcgccacagactagataaaataaaaatgtgtagtaatcctcctatagataagcaactacagttaaaaaaagtaattcacagcttacatttacggccgccagggtgcactggaattacatctacataaactgtagcttcaaggggatagtttgcagtaaaaaatgcagtcaacacgagatttaagttgttatcaattgtaaattttcattataattacaaaaaatactaaaatccgaacaaaaacagtttcactgtaaaaaagtcgcgccaagtccacgttcataagactattaggaaaaaaaaaattttttttttctttacaaaaacatacaaaataaaaaaattaaaaaatccaagtaaccgatataattgtttatgattttcggaaattaaaaaaaattttattgtaaatttaaaaataaaaaaaaaaattttagaacgtacttggtgtgcgtcattgtgtatttcaatttttttaaagtccgagtaaatagattttacgaatttcatcaaaagtaaaatattttgcaaccacgcacactaaatacgttctaaaattttttttttaatttttaaatttacaataaaattttttttaatttccgaaaatcataaacaatcatatcggttacttggattttttaatttttttattttgtatgtttttgtaaagaaaaaaaaaattttttttttcctaatagtcttatgaacgtggacttggcgcgacttttttacagtgaaactgtttttgttcggataacttttaaacaagTTGACTTagcgaaaaaattatatcagatCTTTTGTAGGCTgttcaatttcctacaaaatatttatttattttaccacATAATAACTCGTTGAGATAcatcaaaattacaaaaaaaactttcccgtgttatttaaatgggaaatcaaAAATCACCATGTGACACCTctagatattgatattaagagctcaaactctaccagaatttttttttcgtcatctTGGACGATATTTTCGCGGtagctaaagaaaaaaaaattacaagttttttttggcccaccctaatatatatattttatctttaataattataactttataGTTTATTAGTTGTAATgtcatgaaaaatattattattaatggaatttaattaaaattcacttaCGAATAAGTCATAGGCTTGCGGTGTTACTTCCCTCATAAACCGATGAAACAATGTTAAAGCAGTAGCAATAGTTAGTGGATGTGCATCTAACTTAATACCTGTAAgatataataaaagtaataaaaaaagcttagaaaatccaaaagtgcacgactaaTAATGCTCattcaattatgaaatattaataaaataaaaaatgtgaaaaaaaatttataaaacagcTAAAATAGCACGATAATGCGCAAGCGCATTTAGTGGGATAAATGTtcacaatatatatagatatagagtCTTCTgatggtttttattttaacttattaattgtacataaacgacactgaattacttagccattcgcattcggtgacctacaattctctcaaagaattaaaaaaaaaaaaaattcaactcaattaatgcatttttttcgcaagttacagtgttttcagttattttgatgtttttttccatTTCTATTGTACTaaaccaatttttgaaaagagtcaaattaatctccattaaattatcttaaaatagtattcaaaatatcttgatttcgtgaactaacaagactataataataaaaatagttgccgaaatgaggtgaaaaaaatttttcgattgtaaagcactctctgatgcttcgcaccatgagtcgtgcaattaaataaatcgaaCTGAAATTATTCTGGAATTACTAGAAAagtaatattttgttttatggATTATTTTAAGTTGAGAGGTActcgataattaagaaatacgacaggaaataaattttagaattttaaccGAATCTTATTCAAACGAGtcacttaaatatttttaaacaaacgatttatttatttattttaaacgatttatttattttaaagtccgagtaaatagattttacgaatttcatcaaaagtaaaatattttgcaaccacgcacactaaatacgttctaaaattttttttttaatttttaaatttacaataaaattttttttaatttccgaaaatcataaacaatcatatcggttacttggattttttaatttttttattttgtatgtttttgtaaagaaaaaaaaaattttttttttcctaatagtcttatgaacgtggacttggcgcgacttttttacagtgaaactgtttttgttcggatctAAAGTTAACTTAAAGCAGCAGTCGCATTGCACACGGTAATAAGAGGCGCTACATGTAAAACTTGAGTATTTATTGAAAGAGCGTGGTTAATTTGAATACAACCAGAGTATATACATACGTATTTTattcatcaaaataaaattcatttttaaagtatttgttctgataaattttttccaattaacaactttatctttttataaattaattgtcaaaatatatatatatatatatattaggNNNNNNNNNNNNNNNNNNNNNNNNNNNNNNNNNNNNNNNNNNNNNNNNNNNNNNNNNNNNNNNNNNNNNNNNNNNNNNNNNNNNNNNNNNNNNNNNNNNNAATTCATTGGCACAAACAGTACAGAGTaactcattaaaatttaaattttactggTTCCCAGTCGAGGTGCTCAATGAAAATTACAAGTCAGGCAATCTTTTGGCAGTGGATCTGCAACGGatcttttatatataaaaaaaatttaattaaatttatataataacgTGTGCCTGTTATAACCGAGAAACAAAGATgtttgaattatattttaccAATCTATCTGCATGGATAGCCTGtaattatctattaataaattaaatgttacTAGTTTCCAGGCGAgtgcttaataataataatacaagtCCGGCAATTTCCTGGCACGGAATTATTCATATTAAATGGCATTCTGTTAACATCTAGCCAACccgaggaaaattttttttgatctcCGCAGATCTCAACGCGCCAATTTTTATATCTCCGTGAATGTATAGAGATATAAAAAGATCTCTGTTGATCTCTATCCATATCGTACTTCATACACCGTGTAAATTTTTTGCAGATCTGAATACATCTTAGTAGatataatttgattaaaacaTTGGCACACATCTATAGAAGTGGCGGAGATCAAcgtaaatctaaaataatttttcccgGGAAGTATTTATTGGATATGATTatggtaaataatttttctacgaTGTCCTGGCTCAGGTAGCAcgtaattttagataaaaattacatatttcTGGTACCTGAAGTGATCTTTATAAGAGAAAAACGATAGTAAACAATCAATAGAAAATAACGTTCACACGGATAGCACGGacttattgataataaatggCACCTTGTTAGCACCTTACCAAGTACTAATAGAAAATCTTGGTCTTGAATTATTTATCTGCGACGTTTTGGCTTACCTGGctcgttattattttaaaaaattccatattaTTAGTTCCtacatttttttacaagaaaaaCAAATTGTGTTGAATAATTGAAAGGAAAATCGTTGACACGGATGACACGAAATGGCTCATATTAAATGGCATCTTGTTAGCACCTGGCCAAGTATCTATTGAAAATTATGCTATTTACAGCAAGTAACGTCCGCACGGATGGCACGGAATTATTCATAATCAATGGCATATTGTTAGCACCCGGCCAAGTATTTCCTGGAAGTTATGCTAGTCAATCATTCACCTGCGATGTCTTGGCCTACATAgcactttattatttataaaaattaattatcattattattattattattattaataattattattatattataagcattattttaattatttctactCATCACTTGTTTATTAcctatttataaatgtaaataatctaaaatttcaGACACATTTGTAGCGACTTAAGAACTTTCTattcaaatctttattttttatctcttagAATTTATAATCTTATCTTCAGTCAATTGTAGATATATATTCATTTTCTTAAGCATTTTGTTTGTTTGTACAtttgttgtaaataattaataaatgttattcCCAAAACTACTAATGCGTCTTTGATTTCGACATCATCTTCCTATTGGCACCTCCAACTCATCAAAGTTTTTCTATCTCCTTCAGATTCCTATGATCAGATGTTCACCTTTGCAGATGTTTACCTATGATCACATGTTCTACTTTTCTGTATCCATGCTAAATttgttttcataaatttaacaaGTACTTGAAGAATGCTTCGAGAATCTACtgtgttcattttttatttttaagaacatttttgAACATTATGTGCACAATGTACCTTAGATATGAGTTTTATAGTGAAGTAGccaatcattttttcaataacagaGTTTATTTGTGCGTGCAACTGTGTACTTGGATGCAGAATTACATATACTTCTATTGTATTGATGTATTCGGCTCATTAAATTGCACATTAATTGACTTTATATCCCTTACCAAACAAAAGGATTCAAAAGAATTGGGTATTTGCATGATTTTGGTATTCATTaacttttgatatttttacattctatataattttttaaaatttttgaaaaaaaaatttttcgattttgttcttaaaaatttaaataatttaataaatgaaaaaaagctgatatttaaatgaataggTAGCTCCATCTCGTATATGTGACGTCACGATGctgattttatttgaaattttaagcgCCAATTTCTCTTGTAAGCACGTGGCAGGTGTAAACAAATGATGTGCTGAATTgtacttgattaaaaaaagatcTGGTAGtgttgtttataataaaataaaagtattcaaTTACTCGAAATgtcaaaaaacgatttttgtTGGTGTATAGTTCCAACGTGTAGAAATACTGGTAAATCGAcaccagaaaaaatttttattaatgttccATCGAATTCTGTTAAACGGAAAAATTGGTTAGATGCATGCAGGAATGAAACTCATCATCAACTCGGCTTTATTGTTGTGAAGATCATTTTGAcgtaagtatttattaaaaataattaaaaatttcttttaataattacataaaattataacctAAAATTGTGATTTTCAACTCATTTCATGAATTGATGatgaattttattcattttagcTTAAAGTGGATTTGGAAAATTGGTTAGAATGGACAATGGTTGGTGGTAACAAACGGATGAGGAATAATATTGTGCctcataaatttattgagcAATCAAAATCCTCAAGCATGAATGATGCTCCTTCAATGGATGTAGATCAACTAGGTACTGAAACAATGAATTTCAATATTGCCAAGTTACGGCTGGATCAAATCTCTGGAAGTATAAcggataatttaaattctgaGTGCACAAaccaatttaatttcaatatacAAGAAGATTATGATAAGAACAGATCCAATATCTGCGATGACCGCCCTGCTATTGGAAGTCAAAAACTGAATGTTGGTGTCCAAGTCAAAATAAAGAGTTTATACAGGAGTGTAAAAGTTCAATGTAAACCTGTGACTAAAGATCGTCCATCATCTCCGATTGAGCAGTtgatagaaaatgaaaatgCGCATAATTATTGTTCTCAACCAACGAATAATGATCCATTATCAAATCCTTCACCTAATACTACAAATTTATCTTCTAATACAACTGCTAGTTCATTCCCTACTTCATCAGATAATTTCTTAACAACAAATGGAAGTACAGAAAATGAAtggaaaaatacatttcaacaAGAAGAATTTCAGAAGCGTAATTTAAAGCAAACACGAAAGAATTCGGTTGTCACCTCGTAAATACATCGGGATTCCGGATGATTGCTTggatattattgatattttacgTATGGCTAATTT
Protein-coding regions in this window:
- the LOC123272713 gene encoding uncharacterized protein LOC123272713 (The sequence of the model RefSeq protein was modified relative to this genomic sequence to represent the inferred CDS: added 244 bases not found in genome assembly) translates to MIDKRQVVMLLYDALNSVRYPGIAQVDVQNFKSCFLSENNIFSLLRWLYMKGIDEISPTDKTLNFTQGNKDSAADPLTVDEKFLIKWYSQSGIYTSEKAIQGQCQIDAFNNLTDYIINVICSNTKVLPELIAWNAVEKYFANQISFTPLSYNPKKSIQVGHFKSYIEKIKKCDKTENNLDKESMKKELASFTYENESYSTIENQKKKNQPFVFKKFCKNFENDDIGAKIVVENKKSLDTFVIRNTVLKFSSLSKVICAKTELRCNLDPAYVKIENSLFHSVSENIMTQLNNLTKARDAK
- the LOC123272724 gene encoding 40S ribosomal protein S23 codes for the protein MGKPRGLRTARKHVNHRREQRWNDKDYKKAHLGTRWKANPFGGASHAKGIVLEKVGVEAKQPNSAIRKCVRVQLIKNGKKITAFVPRDGCLNNIEENDEVLVAGFGRKGHAVGDIPGVRFKVIKVANVSLLALYKEKKERPRS
- the LOC123272717 gene encoding metabotropic glutamate receptor-like protein P, coding for MVGGNKRMRNNIVPHKFIEQSKSSSMNDAPSMDVDQLGTETMNFNIAKLRLDQISGSITDNLNSECTNQFNFNIQEDYDKNRSNICDDRPAIGSQKLNVGVQVKIKSLYRSVKVQCKPVTKDRPSSPIEQLIENENAHNYCSQPTNNDPLSNPSPNTTNLSSNTTASSFPTSSDNFLTTNGSTENEWKNTFQQEEFQKRNLKQTRKNSVVTS